The stretch of DNA CATTGATGGAAAGCCGGAGCAATGAGTTCCTATCGCAGAATCAACGCGGACCCACGAGGTTTGCAAACGAATACTGATATTCAGCCGCAATCTGCCCTGTCGACAAGAACATTGAGCGCGTCTGTTCCTGGTTCGGTGATGGGCTTGATCGCCACTTTGTTGTGTTCCTCGAACCTGCTTTTTGCTCAAGCCGAAAAGACAGCGACTCCCATTGTCTCAGACAAAAAGGCCTTCGACGAAACCGTCTCTCCATTCCTGAGTAAGTACTGTGCCGATTGTCACGGCGAGGGCAGCAATGAGTCAGGTGTCGTCTTGTCCGGCATCAGTTTTGATCTGGCATCCGGCCATGATATCGAGCTTTGGAATACGGTACTCCGGCAACTGCACTTGGAAGAGATGCCACCGACCGAGAGTGAACAACCCGAGCAGCACGAAAGAGATGCCGTGATGCTCTGGATCAATGCAGAATTGAAAAAATCCGGGAACGTTTCTGATCTCTATACGAAATTGGAAAGTCCGAGCTTCGCAAATTATGTGAACCACGAAAAGCTCTTCAGCGGCGAAATCACTGCGGAGCCTTTTTCACCGGCACGGTTGTGGAGAACCAGCCCTGAAGTTTTTGAGAATGTGAAATCCAAATACGGAGAGGGAGCCAGGGATTTCAGGCAGCCTTTTCCGTTGGAAGATAAAGTTGGTATCAAAGATTATGCCAACCTCCTGTTTGCGGATTCGGCGGTTGTAAGTGTATTGATGAGCAATGCGGCTTTTGCTGCAGATGAACTCATCAAGCATTCTCCCATCGCTTCGTCAGACACACGTCCCAGTGATGACTTGCTTGCTTCGGCCATCAGCGAACATTTCAGGAAGGTGGTCTATCGAGAGCCCCTGAAAGAAGAGATCAGCAACTACTCGGAGCTTTTCCGAAAGACAGCCAAAGAAGGCGGCAATGCCGAGGCCATGCGATTGGTCTTGATGGCGGTAATGTTGCACCATGAATCGGTCTACAGAGTTGAGATCGGTCTTGGCAAAGAAGATTCTCACGGACGTCGGATGTTGTCGGGTACTGAAATGGCATTTGCTATCGCCTATGCGCTGACAGATCGTCCGCCTGATGAGGTACTGCTTCAGGCGGCAAAAGAGGGGCAGTTGAACAGCAGCACGGATGCGCAGCTACAAATTGCACGCATCCTTCAGGATGACGCGATTGACAAACCAAGGATCCTGCGTTTCTTCCAGGAGTTCTTTGGCTACTCCCAGGCCCATAAGGTTTTTAAGGACGAAGATCGCTCGGGGGGATTCGCTTACTACGGCGAAAACTATCCCGCGATGTACGAGAAAGACGCGGATTTTTTCGTCATGAACATCCTGGAGAAAGATCAGGATGTTTTCAGGCAATTGCTGACGTCAGACGAGTACTACATCATCAACCGAGCGACATTTCGGAACACGGTCTACGATTTTTACAAGAAGAACCAACAGCAACTTGATGCAGGGGAATATCCGGAAGCCAAACAGAAAGAACTCCTGCAGAGACTGAACCTGAAGGGCTGGCATGAACTGAATGTGAAATACGACCTGCACAACTTCAACAAAGAATTCGATGGCAGTGTCGCTGCGATAAAGCAGATCGTTGAGGAACAATATAGTTGGATGGACACCAAAGACGAAGACATACTTCTGCATCGCATGCAGGCTCTGTATGCAAAGTATCCGATGGTTTACGACCTCAGGGATGATGAGCAGGATTTCTTGTTGCCACAGCCTTACAAGCGCCCGAACCGTGCCGGGATGTTGACTCATCCAGCCTGGCTGATCGCACATTCATTGAATGACAGCACGGACCCGATTCGGCGAGGAAAATGGGTGAGGGAGCGATTACTGGGAGGCGTGATACCGGACATTCCCATCACAGTGGATGCCTCTGTTCCGGAAGACCATACGAAAACGCTCAGAGAAAGGTTGCAAAAGACGGAGAGCGTTGAATGCTGGCGTTGTCACAAGAAGATGAATCCCCTGGGATATGCCTTCGAGATCTACGATGACTTCGGACGGCATCGAACGGAGGAAAGTCTGGCCAAAGGAGATACCAAGCCGGTCAATGCCAGAAGTGAACTGGCAGGCACGGGCGAGCAGAAATTGGATGGCGAATACAAGGATGCTCTGGAACTGATCCACAGACTGGCTGAATCAGATAACGTTCGTCAATGTATGATCCGGCATGTGTTTCGGTACTTTATGGGGCGAAACGAAACGCTTAACGATTCAAAAACGCTCATTTCCGCCGATCGGGCCTACCTTGAAAGTGGTGGCAGTTTTAAGGCACTCTTGACTTCCATACTTTCGTCTGACTCATTTCTTTATCGCAAAACACTTGAACCGACTTCAAGGTAGCACCATGAACCAAACACGACGCAACACGCTCAAGAACCTATCACTGGCTGCGGGATCCTTCCTCTTGTCGCCTTTTCTGCGCCAGGTAGAACTCCAGGCCGCAGGGAATTTGATCGCGATGCCCAATCGTTTTGTGTTTATTGTGAAATCGAGCGGCATCATTCCCGATGGCATCACGCCTGATGCATTCAAAGGCAAAGATTCGAGCAGCAGTTTATTCAGTCAGGATCTGACAAACGTCGCTTTGCCGTCATCAATGCACGCTCTGGAGCCCTTTAAAGATCAACTTTCGATCGTGCAGGGGCTTTCAGGAAAAATGTGCCGTGGTGGTCACTCCAGCTGGTTTGGCATGATGGGTGTCTACATGACTGGCGGGGAATTCGATGCAGGCGCGGTGATTAGAGCCACCGCCGATGCAGAATTGGCCAAACTCAACCCAGCGCCGTTTAATCATTTAGGATTGGCGATCAGAGGGAAGGCGTTGAGCAGTGACTATGGTGGGACCATGTATCCTGGAATCAGCGCTGTCGGGCCGGGACAGGAACTTCCATTTCAGGGGTCTCCCGACATTGCCTACGAACAACTGTTTGGCTCTGCCGTTTCAGCCAGTAGCGGAGCTGAAAAGAGGTTCAAGCTGCAAGGGAATCTTCTTGATTTCATGGTGGATGATATCAGAAAGGTTACGAAGGCGATTCCCTCGTCGGAACATGGCAAGATGGACGCCTACCTCA from Planctopirus ephydatiae encodes:
- a CDS encoding DUF1588 domain-containing protein, coding for MSSYRRINADPRGLQTNTDIQPQSALSTRTLSASVPGSVMGLIATLLCSSNLLFAQAEKTATPIVSDKKAFDETVSPFLSKYCADCHGEGSNESGVVLSGISFDLASGHDIELWNTVLRQLHLEEMPPTESEQPEQHERDAVMLWINAELKKSGNVSDLYTKLESPSFANYVNHEKLFSGEITAEPFSPARLWRTSPEVFENVKSKYGEGARDFRQPFPLEDKVGIKDYANLLFADSAVVSVLMSNAAFAADELIKHSPIASSDTRPSDDLLASAISEHFRKVVYREPLKEEISNYSELFRKTAKEGGNAEAMRLVLMAVMLHHESVYRVEIGLGKEDSHGRRMLSGTEMAFAIAYALTDRPPDEVLLQAAKEGQLNSSTDAQLQIARILQDDAIDKPRILRFFQEFFGYSQAHKVFKDEDRSGGFAYYGENYPAMYEKDADFFVMNILEKDQDVFRQLLTSDEYYIINRATFRNTVYDFYKKNQQQLDAGEYPEAKQKELLQRLNLKGWHELNVKYDLHNFNKEFDGSVAAIKQIVEEQYSWMDTKDEDILLHRMQALYAKYPMVYDLRDDEQDFLLPQPYKRPNRAGMLTHPAWLIAHSLNDSTDPIRRGKWVRERLLGGVIPDIPITVDASVPEDHTKTLRERLQKTESVECWRCHKKMNPLGYAFEIYDDFGRHRTEESLAKGDTKPVNARSELAGTGEQKLDGEYKDALELIHRLAESDNVRQCMIRHVFRYFMGRNETLNDSKTLISADRAYLESGGSFKALLTSILSSDSFLYRKTLEPTSR
- a CDS encoding DUF1552 domain-containing protein, encoding MNQTRRNTLKNLSLAAGSFLLSPFLRQVELQAAGNLIAMPNRFVFIVKSSGIIPDGITPDAFKGKDSSSSLFSQDLTNVALPSSMHALEPFKDQLSIVQGLSGKMCRGGHSSWFGMMGVYMTGGEFDAGAVIRATADAELAKLNPAPFNHLGLAIRGKALSSDYGGTMYPGISAVGPGQELPFQGSPDIAYEQLFGSAVSASSGAEKRFKLQGNLLDFMVDDIRKVTKAIPSSEHGKMDAYLNAFEELQVRHSKLSSMKEQIAANAPGYSDKFTSTVEEVRQEAQFDLATAALIAGLTNVVTIRLDNVDMTYKKLGIDEHNHGIGHNEGTKSQTEYREIIQRHHSELLATMAGKLRAVPEGDGDMLDNTMIIFLSDSSDNHHGTGMEWPYLIVGGGGGKLKLPGRYLRYPKYGEKGCRTIGDWWTTLLNAFGNPIKYYGNEDLVLKQNGCSHAGPLEELLV